The Hoplias malabaricus isolate fHopMal1 chromosome X2, fHopMal1.hap1, whole genome shotgun sequence genomic interval CAAGGGCCAATTGTTGAACTTTATCCTTGGTCAAGCGACACTGGCCGTTTACACCAGTCGGAAGAACAAGGTGGAGCAGGACACTGACAGCGAGGTCGTAAGGGTTTTTATCGACTGGTGAGACCAAGGATTCTTATTGACTTTAATTTTTATAAGTGCATGAAgaatctggaggtgtttgaggaggtgtggtgctgtgggggaggggtgtgttctGTATGTGATGAAGAACTCTTTTTTTATACCCAGGTTTTATAGTGAGTGTTGTTTCCAAGTTCTTTTAATGTTTCTAAAGTGACTTTGGACGACTATTGATCCCACTTCTTATTAATAAAGGACCCTAAAAAGTCAAAaaagtctctccctctctgtgtctctctctctctctctctctgtgtgtctctctccctctctgtgtgtgtctctccctctcatcaCTGGATATTTCTGCAGTCTCAGTGAGGACATTGAGACAGGGGGACTCTGGTGTGACAGACGCATCTGGGACCCCTGTGTGATGCGATGGGAGTGGACCCATGGACCTGGGCCGAGCAGCGGAGAGATCTGGGGTGGTGTTAGAGAGAGGACAGCGCCGCTCTGACGGTGGAACCACGTTGTTACAGACCCACAGACATCACCCTCTCCCCAACACAACCCCGGGGGGCGTCACCTATCTCGTCCATGAAGATGATGCAGGGTTGAAGTTTGACGGCGAGCGAGAACACGGCGGCCGTCAGCTTCTGGGACTCTCCGTACCACTTGTCCGTCAGAGTGGACGCCTGCAGGTTGATGAACTGACAGCCGGACGCTTTGGCCGTCGCCTTGGCGATCAGAGTCTTACCGCAGCCAGGGGGACCGTACAACAGGACACCTGAGGACAAGAGGACAGAGGGACAGGAGAAAAGGAGGACGGGAGGTTTGCTttaaagtatttcataaacgaccaatcacagtcgttcTCCACTAAGTTAGGGGAGGAGCTACATTATATTACAACATGTTTATAATAAttgttaattgtttattttgctCTGTTTCTTGGTGCTGCtgaggtgtgatgtggtggtggatcattctcagcgctgcagtgaaactgacgtggtggtggtgtgttagtgtgtgttgtgcagcactgctgtgtctgatccactctacaccagcacgacacacactaacacaccaccaccacgtcagtgtcactgcagcgctgagaatgatccaccaccacatcacacctgctctgtgggggtcctgagcgctgaggaacaggggaagaggggggtaataaagtatgtaGAGCCACAGGGGCGGTCTCGGTTGGCCAGTGTCAGTGGGCTACCTCTGGGCGGCTGGAAGAGTTTGGATCCGTGGAATAAATGTCGTTTCTGGAACGGAAGGATAACAGTGTCCTGCAGCTCTGTGATGATGTCATCAAGTCCTGCCACATCCCTCCACGTCACCTTTAAACACAACAGCACATAAAcatccattacacacacacacacacactgggaacagtggaactgtgttctctggagtgatggggttcctctggtgtgtggaacagtggaactgtgttctctggagactCCCCACACAAAAATGAGGAAATCTGGGGTAAAGTTTACCTTCATACTGCGAGGATCAACGAGGTGAGAGGCAACGTTCATCTCATACTCATTCAGACTCACTCCCTCCACTCCCATCTGCTTCATCACTCTctcagcctgagagagagacagagagggagagagaggggggggggagagggggagagagagaggaagagagggagaggggggagagagagagacagagagagggggggggagagaaagagagaggagggggggaggagagagagaggaaggagagagagagagagagcgcgagagagagaggggaaggagagagggggagagaaagagaggggaaggagagagggggagagagaaaaacaaaaagagacagTGTTTTCCACTGTTTTTGTGAATGATGAATGCATTTTGAATAAAACCCTGAATCCAAAACTGAATATCGCGCCTCAGACAACGTTATAAAATCTAAAACCAAAGCGAGTGTTGGGTGAGAGGCTTTGTGAATAAACGCGATCAGGTTTAAGGAAGGtccctgtgagagagagagagagagagagagagagagagagagagagagagagagagagagagagagagagagtcactgaCGACAAACGACAAACCCACTGCGCTACAGCCTGTTTATTCTGAGTAAAGCCCAGTCTGTGAACTGTAAAAACaagaacatttatttataaggCACTTTTCATGTAAAGAGCATCTCAAAGTGCTCTTACAGTCGAAGAACAAGGTTAAAAagtaaaagcaaaacaaacaaatcccaaaaaacaaatgataaacaaatataaaaataactaatagttaaaataaagacaaaggACAAAGTAACTAAGAGAATTGTAACGAATGACTGGGAAGCTCTGAGAGACGAGTAGAAGCGTGGGAGAAGGGCTGGAGTTAAAGACAGAGGTGTAGGTGTCTGACCGCACCGCCACTCACCCTCTTCTTGGCCTGGGACTTCTGCTTCTGAgtcgggtccagagcctccacCACCCACTTTATGCTGTAATACGTAGCAGCTCCGAACACGGTGAGCCGCACCAGCAGCCCCAGCACTTCGCTCCGGGACAGAGGACGCAGCAGAGCGTCCCGAGGGACGTCCGACAGCATCGTCCGCTCCGGCTCCTCCACCCACCAGAGGAATTTCTGTGGACGACAAGGGGTTAAATCTCAGTTACAGTCTGGAATTACCTCTCGGAATAATCTCGGTTCTCAGGAGCGTCTGTGACAGGAGTAACGGACAGCACTGCACGGTCTCGTCTCGTCTCGACAATTAGTTAAATCTGGTATCTGGAACCGGGTTCTTATTTAGTCCCTGCTTTCTCGggtaaacacacagtaaaaaacactgtaaaaacactgtaaaataacagtaaacacagaataaacactgtaaaataacagtaaacacagagttAACACAATAATC includes:
- the LOC136676806 gene encoding outer mitochondrial transmembrane helix translocase-like is translated as MLYSVLRTRFTIYSVFTKFLWWVEEPERTMLSDVPRDALLRPLSRSEVLGLLVRLTVFGAATYYSIKWVVEALDPTQKQKSQAKKRAERVMKQMGVEGVSLNEYEMNVASHLVDPRSMKVTWRDVAGLDDIITELQDTVILPFQKRHLFHGSKLFQPPRGVLLYGPPGCGKTLIAKATAKASGCQFINLQASTLTDKWYGESQKLTAAVFSLAVKLQPCIIFMDEIDSFLRNRSCLDHEATAMMKAQFMSLWDGLETGACTQVMVMGATNRPQDVDPAILRRMPTTFHVGLPNAAQRQEVLQLILTGENLSNAVNLKEISEKTEGFSGSDLRELCRDAALYRVRDYVRKLQIKQIAHQFQLDKQEEEEPVDGVRLRPITQLDLLFGLDKMKESKQASFSSKLIEVSLD